DNA sequence from the Thermodesulfitimonas autotrophica genome:
GTTGGGTACATGGTGGCGTGCATCACACCGCGCGGGCGCGACGACCGGCGGCGTTTCTGGGAGGAGTTAAACGCGGCGGCAGCCAAGCGGTTGCGGACGGAGAGCTTTCTGGTGCGGGTGGCCCGAGAGGCTATAAAGGCTTACATAGAAAGGGGCGAGCGCCTCCAGGCGAAAGAGGTGCCGCCGGAATTTGACCGGCCGGCCGGGGTTTTCGTCTCTTTAAAGAAGGACGGGGTTTTGCGCGGCTGCATCGGCACGGTGGAGGCGACGCAACGCAACATTGTCGAAGAGGTGATCGAGAACGCCATCAGTGCGGCGACCCGGGATCCCCGCTTTGACCCGGTGAGCACGGCGGAGGTTGACGATCTTACCATCTCGGTTGACATCCTCGGCGCGCCAGAACCGGTTGAGGGGCTGGCGGATCTCGACCCGAAGCGCTACGGCGTAATCGTTTCTTCCGGCCGGCGCCGGGGTCTTCTGCTGCCGGATATTCAGGGAGTTGATACTCCGGAGGAACAGGTCGCCATCGCCCGGCGGAAGGCGGGTATCGGGCCGCACGAGCCGGTGAAGCTTGAGCGGTTCGAGGTCGTCCGGTACCATTAGGTTTGCGACGGAGGAGGTTGGGGATGCGCGAGGCGCTTTTTTACGAAAAGCAGGAAGATAACGCGGTTTTGTGCCGGCTCTGCCCGAAAGGATGTCTTATTAAGGAGGGGCGTACGGGATTTTGCCGCGTGCGGGAAAACCGTGGCGGGACGCTTTACGCCTTAAATTACGGCCAGTGCTCCTCGTGCAATGCGGACCCGGTGGAGAAAAAGCCGCTCTACCACTTTTACCCGGCCCACACCATCCTTTCTTTGGGGACTTTCGGCTGTAATCTCCGCTGCGGTTTCTGCCAAAACTGGGAGATTGCGCACGGTTCGCCGCCGACTATACCGCTTACACCCGAGCAGGTGGTGGCGATGGCACAGGCCCAGGGACCCCGCTGCGTTGGCGTTGCTTATACCTATTCGGAGCCGGTGGTATGGTACGAATTCGTCCGCGATACCGCCCGGCAGGTGCGGGAAGCAGGACTTAAAAACGTCCTGGTTACCAACGGGTTTATCGCGGAAGAACCGTTACGCGAGCTGCTCCCCTACATCGACGCGATGAATATCGACGTTAAGTCCTTCCGGGATGATTATTACCAGCACGTTTGTGCTGGGCGGCTTGAGCCCGTTCTCCGGACGGTGGAAGTGGCGAAGGACCACTGTCACGTAGAAGTGACGAACCTGATCGTTACCGGATTGAATGATGCGGCAGAAGAGATCGGCGCGCTGGTGGACTGGCTTGCCGCCGTTGACCCGCGTATCCCGCTTCACTTCTCCCGGTATTTCCCGAATTTCGAAATGGAGCGGCCCCCGACGCCGCTCGAGGTGCTTTATGCCGCCCGCGAGACGGCCAGGAAGAAGCTGCGGTATGTTTATCTTGGAAATGTCTGGGATGAGGAGGCCGACACCACCTACTGTCCGGGTTGCGGTGCCGCGGTCGTCCGCCGGGAGGGCTACAAGGTGCGCAACGTCTTCCTCAAAGATGGGAAATGCGGCGCCTGCGGCGCGCCGGTGGATATCGTGGGCTCCGTCTGGGAGGCGAAGCGCTGAGTTCGGAATAACGCCGGTTTACGGGGCTGGGGCGGCGCACTGGAAAAATATTTTGCCCGCCCCATTGTATTTTTATACAACGTCCTGTATAATTATCAACATTAAACTTGGATGGCGGGTGGGAATTTGATCAGGGTCGGTATTGTCGGGGCCTCGGGTTATACGGGTGCGGAGTTGGTGCGGATACTCCTGCGCCATCCGGAGGCGGAGCTTGCCGTTTTAACGTCGCGCAGTTACGCCGGCCAGCAACTATCGGCCGTTTTCCCGCACCTTTCCGGATGCACCGATCGCGTGCTGGAGGTTTTCGATGCGGCGAAAATGGCGGCCGCTTGCGACGTGGTTTTCACGGCGCTCCCCCACGGGCACGCAGTACCTGTCGCCAGGGCGGTTTTGGAACGGGGCAAGAAACTGATCGATTTAGGGGCTGATTTTCGCTTCCGGGACGCTGCCGTTTACGAGGCGTGGTACAAGGTAAAGCACGAGGCGCCGGAGTTAGCGCGGGAGGCGGTTTACGGCCTGCCGGAGCTTTACCGGGACAGGGTGCGAGGCGCCGCCCTGGTCGCCAATCCGGGATGCTACCCGACGGCATCGCTTCTCGCAACGGTGCCGCTTCTTAAGGCGGGGGTTATCGATCCTGCCACCATCATTATCGATGCCAAATCTGGCCTTTCGGGGGCCGGGCGAAAGCTCGACCTTCGGAGCCACTATGCCGAGGTCAACGAAAACGTTACGGCTTATAACGTGGGCATTCACCGGCACACCCCGGAAATTGAGCAGGAGCTGACAGCGGCTGCAGGAACGGAAGTGCGGGTCTCCTTTACCCCGCACCTGGTCCCGCAGACCCGTGGCATCCTAACGACGGTTTACGCTACCCTGAGGAAAGAGCTGACGACCGGGGCGCTTCTCGATATCTACCGCGAGTTTTACCGGGATGAGCCTTTCATCCGGGTGCTGCCGGAAGGGGTGCTCCCCCGGACGAAGAGCGTGACGGGTTCGAACATAGTGCATTTGGGCGCCGTGGCCGACCCCCGCACCGGGCGGGCGGTGCTGTTAGCGGCAATTGATAATCTGGTTAAGGGCGCCTCGGGACAGGCGGTGCAAAATATGAACCTGCTATTTGGTCTTCCTGAGACCACCGGTCTCGATTTCGTCGGGCTCTACCCGTAGGGCGGCAAGTGCTGGGCCGGTAACCGGGGCGAGACTGGCGCGGCTATTAAATAACGAGGAAGGTTTCCCCTCAGAAGGAAAAGGTGCGCTTTCCATAGCGAGTTCGGGAGGCAGATCGATAGTGGAGTGGTTCGCGGGCGGCGTTACCCTGCCCAAGGGGTTCCTGGCAAGCGGGGTGGCCGCGGGGATTAAGAAAGTGAAAAAAGACCTGGCGCTTATTTACAGCGAGGTGCCGGCAGCGGCGGCGGGTGTTTTCACTACCAACCGGGTGAAGGCCGCCCCGCTCTTAGTAACGGCTGCGCGGCTGGCGCGGGGTGTGGCCCAGGCGGTGGTGGTTAACAGCGGTAATGCCAATGCCTGCACCGGGGAGGAAGGCTACGCGGACGCGGTAGCGATGGCCCGGCTTGCGGCTGCCGTTATGGAACTGCCGGAGGAACTGGTGCTGGTGAGTTCTACCGGCGTGATCGGGCAGCGCCTGCCACTCGGGAAAATCGCGGCGGCGCTGCCGGCGGCGGCGGCGGCGCTGGGCGTGGCGGGCCACGCCGCCGCTGCGGAGGCCATCCTGACCACCGATACCGTCACTAAGGAGGCAGCGGTCCGCTTTTCCGTAGGCGGCTGCACCTGCGCGGTCGGCGGGATGGCGAAGGGATCGGGGATGATTCACCCGAATATGGCGACGATGCTCGCCTTTATCACCACTGACGTGGCCATAGAGGCCGAGCTTCTGCGTCGGGCGCTGAAAGAAGCGGTCGACGCCTCCTTCAACATGATTACGGTTGACGGGGATACGAGCACCAACGACATGGTGGTGGTCTTAGCCAACGGCATGGCGGGGAACCCGAAGCTCACCGCCGCGGGGCCAGCATACGCCGACTTTGTGGCGGCGCTCACCGCGGTTTGCACCGAACTGGCGAAAAAAATCGCCCGGGACGGCGAGGGGGCCACGCGGCTTATCGAGGTCCGGGTTACAGGCGCTAGGACGCTTGCGGACGCGCGCCTGGCGGCTCGGGCGATTGCCGGTTCCAATTTAGTGAAGGCGGCGGTTTTCGGGCGGGACGCTAACTGGGGCCGCATCCTTTGCGCTGCCGGTTATTCCGGCGCGGCCTTCGACCCGGCGAAAGTCGCCATCTTTATAGGTGCAGAACAGGTGGCCGCAGGTGGGGCGGGACTTCCCTTTTCTGAGGAGAGGGCGAGCCGGGAGTTGGAACAAGACCCGGTGGTGATAACGGTTGATTTCAACGAGGGCGCGGCCGCTGCGGTAGCGTGGGGCTGCGATCTGACGTATGATTACGTAAGAATCAACGCCAGCTACAGAACGTAGAAGAATCATCGGTGCGTCTTGCGCGACAGAGGCAAAATTTTTAAGACAGCGGGGCGAGGCAATGGTTTTAACGGCACAGGAGAAGGCGGGGATTCTGGTTGAGGCCCTGCCCTACATAAAAAAGTTTTACGGCAAGATTATCGTCGTGAAGTACGGCGGTCACGCGATGCTCAACTGCGAGCTGAAGCGGGCGGTGATGACCGACCTCGTGCTGATGAAGTATGTCGGGATGCATCCGGTAGTAGTCCACGGCGGCGGACCGGATATCTCGAAGATGCTGAAGCGTCTTGGAAAAGAGACCTCCTTCGTCAACGGCCTCCGGGTAACGGACGCCGAAACGATGGAGGTTGTAGAAATGGTTCTCGGCCGGCTTAACAAAGAAATTACCGCGCTTATCAACCGCCTCGGCGGACGGGCAGTGGGGCTTTGCGGGAAGGATGCCAACTTGGTCATGGCGGCGAAGAAACCGGGGAAGGTGCGGCTAGCCGACGGCAGTGAGGTCGAGCAGGACCTCGGTTTTGTGGGCCGGGTGACGCAGGTGAATCCCGACCTGCTGCTGAGCGTCATCCAACAGGGGTACATTCCCGTAGTGGCCCCGATTGGCCTGGGACCCGACGGCGAGGGATACAACATCAACGCCGATACGGTAGCGGGGAAAATTGCTGAGGCTCTTGGGGCCGACAAGCTCATCATCCTCACGGATGTGGAGGGGATCTTGAGTGATCCGGCGGATAAAGGTTCGGTCATTTCGGTGTTAAGGGTGGACGACATTCCGGAGTTGGTGGCTTCCGGGAAGATTTCCGGGGGAATGATCCCCAAGCTCGAATGCTGTGCGGCGGCGATCAAGGGCGGTGTGAAGCGGGCCCACATCCTCGATGGCCGGGTTTTGCACGCCATTCTCCTCGAGGTTTTCACGGACGAGGGCATCGGCACGATGGTGCTTCCTTGAACGGTAACTTTTTTAAAATAAGGAGGGAGCCGGTTGGCAGCGGAAAATTCTGCGGGGTTCTCGCCGCGAGAGGTTGTGGCGCTGGCCGATAAATATATAATGAAAACTTACGGGCGCCTTCCGCTGGTCCTGGTGCGCGGCGCTGGGGTTAGGGTCTGGGATGCGGCTGGTAGGGAGTACCTTGACTTCGTTGCCGGTCTGGCGGTGAATTCTTTAGGCCACTGCCACCCCCGGGTTGTGGCGGCTATTAGGGAGCAGGCCGGGGTACTCATGCACTGCTCCAACCTTTACTACTCGGTGCCCCAGACCATGCTCGCCCGGTGGCTGGTGGAGCACACACCTTACGACCGGGTCTTCTTTTGTAACAGCGGGGCCGAGGCAGTGGAGGGGGCTTTAAAGCTCGCCCGGAAATACGCGAAGAAGAGGTGGGGCGAAGGGCGCTTTGAGATCGTGACGGCGCTCAATTCCTTCCACGGCCGCACCTACGGTGCCGTGACCGCGACCGGGCAGCCCAAGTACCACCAGGGTTTTGAGCCGTTAGTGCCCGGGTTCCGGTACGTTCCTTTTAACGACGTGGCGGCGCTTGAAGCCGCGGTTACCGATAAAACGGCGGCGGTTCTCTTGGAGCCGGTTCAGGGTGAAGGCGGGGTTTATCCGGCAACAGACGAATTTATCCGGGTTGCGTGGGAGATTTGTCAGCAGCGGGGGGCACTCCTAATTTTTGACGAGGTGCAGTGTGGTTTAGGGCGGACCGGACGGTTTTTGGCGCAGGAGCACTACGGGGTTACGGCGGACATCACCTGTCTGGCGAAGGCCCTTGGTGGTGGCTTTCCGATCGGGGCGCTCCTGGCGACGGAAGAGGTTGCTTCTGCCTTTGCGCCGGGGGACCACGCTTCGACCTTTGGGGGGAACCCGCTGGCGGCGGCGGCGGCGCTGGCGGCGCTGCGGGCGATAGAAGAGGAGGGGCTAGTCGCCAACGCCGTGCGGGTGGGAAGCTATTTCCGGGAGGCCCTGGAAAGGCTCCGCGCGCAAAGCGGCCTGATAACCGAGGTGCGGGGCCTCGGACTCATGCTCGGCGTGGTAGTAAAGGTGCCGGCGAAGCAGCTGGTTTCTCTGTGCCAGGAGCGCGGCCTGATTGTGAACGCGGTGAAAGAGGATACCTTGCGTTTTGTGCCGCCGCTGACTATCAGCCGGGAGGATGTCGACCGCGCCGTGGCGATTTTGCAGGCGGCTCTAACCGCGGCGGTACGGGAGATAGAATTAAATCCTTAGGGGGTTAAGACAATGTTTGCCTCGTTGCGTAAGCGCTTCCACGGCCGGGATTTCCTTTCGATTGGTGACGTTACAGGCGAAGAGATCAGAGCGATGATCGATATCGCCCGGGAGCTGAAGGAGGCTAGGTACAGAGGAGACCGGCATACCCTCTGTGAAGGCAAGACGTTAGCCATGATTTTTCAAAAGCCCTCCACGCGCACCCGGGTATCCTTTGAGGTGGCGATGTACCAGTTAGGGGGGTACGCGCTGTATCTCAACGCGCAGGACCTGCAGCTTGGCCGCGGGGAGACAATCGCTGATACCGCGCGGGTTCTCTCCCGTTACGTAGACGGGATCATGATCCGGACCTTCAGCCAGGAAGACGTGGTTGCGCTGGCCGAAGCGGCGACCATTCCGGTGATCAACGGGCTCACCGACTGGGAGCATCCGTGTCAGATCCTGGCCGACCTGATGACCATTCTCGAGGCCAAGGGCAGGTTTGAGGGGTTAAAGGTCGCCTGGGTTGGGGACGGCAACAATGTTTGTCATTCGTTGCTTTTAGCGGCGCCGCGGGTGCGGATGGATATCGCGGTGGCTACACCGCCGGGCTACGAGCCTCACCCGGAGATTGTGGCGGCGGCGAAGGAGGCGGCTGCGGGGAGCAAGGTCGAGGTGCTCAATGACCCGGTGGAAGCGGTGCGGGAAGCAGATGTTGTCGTGACGGATGTCTGGGCGAGCATGGGCCAGGAGGCGGAGCACACTGAGAGGGTCCGCATCTTTAGGCCCTACCAGGTGAACGCTTCCCTGCTCCGTCACGCGCGGCCGGACTGCATCTTCCTCCACTGCCTCCCGGCGCACCGGGGCGAGGAGGTCGCCGACGAGGTGATCGACGGACCGGCGAGCCGGGTCTGGGACGAGGCGGAAAACAGGCTCCACGTCCAGAAGGCGCTGCTGGCGCTGGTGCTTTAGGTTTTGACGTTCAACGTTTAATATTTTGTGGCCGTAAGTTTTGCTTCTATCTGCTGTATTTGGGGCCGTTATTTTTAAGGAGGATCTTTCGGATGAGCAAAAAGGTGGTTTTAGCTTACTCGGGCGGGCTCGATACGTCGATCATCATTCCGTGGCTCAAGGAGAATTTCGGCTACGAGGTCGTGGCGATGGCCTGTGACCTTGGCCAGGGCGAGGAGCTCCAACCCCTTGAAGCCAAGGCTTTAAAAAGCGGTGCCAGCAAGGTTTACATCGTCGACGTGCGGGAGGAATTTCTGACCGACTACGTCTTCCCCTGTCTGCGGGCGGGAGCGGTCTACGAGGGTAAGTACCTTCTCGGCACTTCGATGGCCCGGCCGCTCATCGCCAAGAAGTTAGTGGAGATTGCGCACCGTGAGGGGGCCGAGGCGGTGGCCCACGGGGCTACGGGGAAGGGTAACGACCAGGTCCGCTTTGAAGTCAGTGTGGCGGCGCTCGACCCCAACCTGAAGGTGATCGCCCCCTGGCGGTTGTGGGACATCCGCTCGCGGGAAGAGGCGATCGCTTACGCGGCGGCCCGGGGTATCCCGGTCCCGGTAACTAAGGAGCGTCCCTACAGCATGGACCGGAATATCTGGCACCTGAGCCACGAGGGCGGGGATCTTGAAGACCCGGGGAACGAGCCGCCCGCGGACCTTTATCTTTTAACGCTCCCCCCAGAGAAAGCAGCAGCGGCGCCCGTCTACGTGACCATCGACTTTGAAGCCGGCACGCCGGTTGGGCTCGACGGGACGCGGCTGGACCCGGTGACGCTGGTAGAGCGCTTAAACGAAATCGGTGGCAAGCACGGCATCGGCATCGTGGATATGGTGGAGAACAGGCTGGTGGGGATTAAGTCCCGGGGCGTCTACGAAACGCCTGGCGGAACGGTGCTCTTTTACGCTTTGCGGGAACTCGAACGATTGACCCTCGACCGGGCCACCTTGCACTTCAAGGAGATGGTAGCCCTCAAGTACGCGGAACTCGTCTATGACGGGCTCTGGTTTTCGCCACTCCGGGAGGCTCTCGATGCCTTTGTGACCTCCGTTTGCCGGACGGTGACCGGGCGGGTGCGTCTGAAGCTTTACCGGGGGACGATCTCTCCGGCGGGCATCTGGTCGCCCCATTCGCTTTATCTTAAGGACCTGGCTACCTTCGAGCGGGACGAGATGTACGACCATAAGGACGCCACCGGTTTCATCAATCTCTTCGGCCTACCGCTGAAAGTGCGAGCGTTGGTGAAAAAGTAACGGGAGGGGAAAGCGTGGGCACGCTGTGGGGTGGTCGGTTTCAGAAAGAAACGGACCGGCGGGTGCGGGAGTTTCAAGATTCCCTTTCCTTTGATTTCCGCCTGTGGCCCTACGACATTAAAGGGAGCCAGGCACACGCGCAGATGCTGGTGAAGGTCGGGGTGCTGGCGCCGGACGAGGGTGAGGCAATTATAAAGGGGCTCGCGAAGATTTACGCGGAATTTGCGGCCGGGAAGGTGCAGCCCGAAGGGGAAGAGGATATCCACTCTTTAGTGGAAGCCCTGCTGGTCAGGTGGGTGGGGGAAGTAGGGAAAAAGCTCCATACCGGCCGCAGCCGGAACGACCAGGTTGCCACGGACCTGCGCCTTTACCTGCGCGACGAGATTGATGCGGTGCGGCAGCTCCTAAAAGAGCTACGGCGTGCTCTGGTCGACGTGGCGGCGGAGCACGTGGAGACGCTGATGCCGGGCTTCACGCACCTCCAGCCGGCACAGCCCGTGACTTTCGCCCACCACCTGCTTGCCTACTACGAGATGTTCACCCGTGATGACGCTCGCCTAGCAGATTGTTACCGGCGGACCAATGTTCTGCCCTTAGGTGCTGGGGCCCTGGCGGGCACGACCTTCCCTCTTGACCGGGCCTACGTGGCGGAGCTCTTGGGTTTTGAAGCCGTGGCCGCAAACAGTATGGACGCGGTAAGCGACAGGGATTTCGTGGTGGAGTTCTGTGCGGCCGCTGCGCTGACGATGGTTCACCTGAGCCGTCTGGCAGAGGAGATCATCCTCTGGAGCACCCCGCAGTTCGGCTTCGTCGAACTTGACGATGCTTTCGCCACCGGGTCGAGCATGATGCCCCAGAAAAAGAACCCGGACGTGGCGGAGCTCTGCCGGGGCAAGACGGGCCGGGTGGTGGGGAACCTCACGGGGATGTTGCTGTTGCTCAAGGGTCTGCCTCTCACTTATAATAAGGACCTTCAGGAGGACAAGCCGCTGCTCTTCGATACCGTGGACACCTTAAAGGCGTGCCTTACGGTTTTCGGGCCGCTCTTACGCACCATGAAGGTAAACCGGGAGCGACTGGCTGCGGCGGCGCGTGCCGGCTTTATTGCGGCTACCGACCTGGCGGAGTACCTCGTGCGCAAGGGGCTGCCGTTTCGTGACGCCCACGCGGTTGTCGGTCGGGTGGTCCTTTACTGCCTGGAGCGCGGGAAAACCCTCGAGGAACTGACCCTCGAAGAGTACCGGCAGTTTGCTGCGGTGATCGACGCCGACGTGTTTGCCGCAGTCGGCCTGGAGGCGTCGCTCAAAGCGCGCCGGGTGCCCGGCGGACCGGCGCCGGACCTTACAAGGGAAAGAATCGAAACTTTAAAAAATTTGTTGCGGTAAGGATTGACACCCCGCCGCGTTTCGTTTATACTAAAAAGTGCAAGTAATCATTTTCACAAACTCACCGAAGGGGGGTGCCTCCGGTGAGTCGCCTGGCCAGGGTTTTTGATGTGTTTCAGACGGCGGGTCTCCGGCTGCTTCCGGTGCCGGGGACAAAGTGGTACAAGATCTCCGATGCCCAGGGTCGCGAGCTTTTTCTTAAGGAAAAAGAGATAATCGAGCATTTTGGGGATCTTGAGGAGGAAGAGGTGCGGGAGCGGTTCCTGAACTTTGAGCTGCAGGAACGTTCCGGTGAGGGTTAAGCGGTTTTCGGAATTTAAATTGCGGACGACATCCTAAATTTTGCTAAATCAGAATATATCCTTGACCCCCATCCCTTGAAGGCCTACTGCTGGCCTTCTTTTTCTTCCCGGTGGCGTATGCTTTTTGCCGCGCCGGCGCGTTGAAACCATCTTTTGCCGGCGCTTACTTGACAGAATATCCGGCAGGAGGTAAAATTTCACCCAATTTAAAAAGTCTATCCGCGGGAGGTAAGGGTTTGGTGTATAAGATCGCGGTTATTCCCGGCGACGGTACCGGTCCGGAGCAGATAAGGGAAGGAATGAAGGTGCTGACGGCGGTTGCGGAACTGGAAGGTTTTAAGTTCGAGGCCGTGACCTACGATTTCGGTGGGGAGCGTTACCTACGGACGGGCGAGACGCTTCCCGATACGGCTCTGGCCGAGCTGCGCCAGTTTGACGCTATCTACCTGGGCGCAATCGGTCACCCGGACGTGAAGCCCGGCATCCTGGAGAAAGGGATTCTGCTGCGGCTGCGCTTTGAGCTCGACCAGTACATTAACCTGCGTCCGGTAAAGCTCTACGAAGGTGTGGAGACGCCGCTTAAGGATAAGGGCCCGGCCGATATTGACTTTGTGGTGGTGCGGGAGAATACCGAGGGCCTTTACTGCGGTGCGGGCGGCTTTTTGAAGCGGGGTACGCAGGACGAGGTGGCGATCCAAACCTCGATCAACACCTACAAAGGGGTTGAGCGGTGCATTCGCTACGCCTTCGAATACTGCCGCCGGCGCAACAAAAAGAAAAAGGTTACCCTCTGCGGCAAGACGAATGTGCTTACCTATGCTTTCGACCTGTGGGAGCGGGTTTTTCACCAGGTAGGTGCGGAATTTCCCGATATCCAGCGCGATTACGCCCACGTGGACGCGACCTGTATGTGGATGGTCAAAAACCCGGACTGGTTCGACGTTATCGTTACGGATAACATGTTCGGCGATATCATCACCGACCTGGGCGCGATCATCCAGGGCGGGATGGGCATCGCCGCCGGCGGTAACATCAATCCGGAAGGCGTTTCGATGTTCGAGCCGATCGGCGGGTCGGCGCCGAAGTACGCGGGCCAGAACGTTATCAACCCCCTTGCGGCCATCTGCGCGGGGGCGATGATGTTGGAGGAACTCGGCGAGAGGAAAGCGGCGGCGCGGATTGAACAGGCGGTCCAAACGGTTTGTGCCAAGCATTTGAAGAGTCTGGCTGCGGGCCGGATGGGCTACTCGACGAGCGAGGTGGGCGACCTGGTGGTGCGGTACCTGTAGGGCGGCGAATACCGGTTTTGCCTACTTGACACGCCGCTGTTGTTTTTTGTATACTTTGGGGAAATTATAGCGGTCAAAGGCAAGGAAGGGGACCGGAGCCGCAGGGCTTTGCGACAGCGAGCCGGGCAGGGTGAAAGCCGGTGCAAAGTGGCGGTTTTCCTATCACCCCGGAGCCGGAAGGCGAAAGGTTTTGCCCGAGTAGTCTTTGCCGGGTTGGTTTCCCGTTACCAAAACCGTGTGCTCTTAAGCACACACAAAGGGGCCGTTTCACTGCGAGGTGGCGGCAATCGGGGTGGTACCGCGGAGGTTAGCCTCTCGTCCCTGGCCAGCGTTACGTCCGGGCTGGACAAGGGGCGGGAGGCTTTGGTTTAAATTTTTGGCGTGGAGGCGGTAAGATGGGGCTTACGATCTATCTGGATGGGGAGTATCTCCCGGAGGAAAAGGCGGTGGTTTCGGTTTTCGATCACGGTCTCCTTTACGGGGACGGCGTTTTTGAGGGCATCAGGGCTTACCACGGCCGGGTTTTCAAGCTCAAGGAGCATATCGACAGGCTTTACGAATCGGCCAAGTCGATCCTTCTCGAGATTCCCCTTTCGCGGGAAGAGATGCAGGAAGTGGTTCTCGAAACCTGCCGCCGGAACAACATCCGGGACGGGTATATTCGCCTCGTGGTCACCCGGGGGCGGGGGGACCTGGGGCTCGACCCCAAGAAGTGCCCGCGCCCGACGGTTTTCTGCATCGCGGCCACCATTCAGCTCTACCCGCCGGAGTTTTACGAGAAAGGGCTGGAAGTGATCACGGTGCCGACGCGGCGGAACGTGCCGGAGGCGCTGAACCCGCGCATCAAATCACTGAACTACTTGAATAACATCCTGGCCAAGATCGAGGCAGGGCTTTACGGTGTTCAGGAGGCAATCATGCTTACCAGTGACGGCTATGTGGCCGAGGCTACCGGGGATAACATTTTCATTGTAAAAAATGGTAAGCTCATCACGCCGCCGCCCCACCTCGGCATCCTCGAGGGGATAACGCGCAACACCGTAATGGCGCTGGCACGGGAAAAAGGGATGGCGGTTTTTGAGAAGACCTTTACCCGCCACGATATTTTCATTGCCGACGAGTGCTTCCTTACCGGAACGGCGGCGGAGATCATCCCGGTGGTCAAGGTTGACGGCCGCCCCATCGGCGACGGGCGGCCCGGGGCGGTGACCTGGGAGCTGATTCACGCCTTCCGGGAATTGACGAAGGTTGACGGGCCGGCGATTTACCCCGAATAAGTTCCGGTGGCCCCGGGCGCTTATAGCCTGCGGGTGATGCCGGAAGAGCAACGGACGTGAGGAGGTATGATTTTGCGGAGCGATATCGTCAGGGAAGGGCTGGAAAAAGCGCCGCACCGCTCGCTTTTCAAGGCCCTCGGTTTCACTGACCGGGAGCTTAGCGGGCCGCTCATCGGGGTGGTAAACTCCTTCAACGAAATCATCCCGGGCCATATCCACCTGCGGGATATTACCGAGGCGGTGAAGGCGGGGGTGCGCATGGCCGGCGGGGTACCGGTCGAGTTCCCGACCATCGGTATTTGCGACGGCATTGCGATGAACCACAGGGGAATGAAGTACTCCCTGGCCTCCCGGGAGCTTATTGCCGACAGCATCGAGGC
Encoded proteins:
- the argH gene encoding argininosuccinate lyase, whose translation is MGTLWGGRFQKETDRRVREFQDSLSFDFRLWPYDIKGSQAHAQMLVKVGVLAPDEGEAIIKGLAKIYAEFAAGKVQPEGEEDIHSLVEALLVRWVGEVGKKLHTGRSRNDQVATDLRLYLRDEIDAVRQLLKELRRALVDVAAEHVETLMPGFTHLQPAQPVTFAHHLLAYYEMFTRDDARLADCYRRTNVLPLGAGALAGTTFPLDRAYVAELLGFEAVAANSMDAVSDRDFVVEFCAAAALTMVHLSRLAEEIILWSTPQFGFVELDDAFATGSSMMPQKKNPDVAELCRGKTGRVVGNLTGMLLLLKGLPLTYNKDLQEDKPLLFDTVDTLKACLTVFGPLLRTMKVNRERLAAAARAGFIAATDLAEYLVRKGLPFRDAHAVVGRVVLYCLERGKTLEELTLEEYRQFAAVIDADVFAAVGLEASLKARRVPGGPAPDLTRERIETLKNLLR
- a CDS encoding argininosuccinate synthase; translated protein: MSKKVVLAYSGGLDTSIIIPWLKENFGYEVVAMACDLGQGEELQPLEAKALKSGASKVYIVDVREEFLTDYVFPCLRAGAVYEGKYLLGTSMARPLIAKKLVEIAHREGAEAVAHGATGKGNDQVRFEVSVAALDPNLKVIAPWRLWDIRSREEAIAYAAARGIPVPVTKERPYSMDRNIWHLSHEGGDLEDPGNEPPADLYLLTLPPEKAAAAPVYVTIDFEAGTPVGLDGTRLDPVTLVERLNEIGGKHGIGIVDMVENRLVGIKSRGVYETPGGTVLFYALRELERLTLDRATLHFKEMVALKYAELVYDGLWFSPLREALDAFVTSVCRTVTGRVRLKLYRGTISPAGIWSPHSLYLKDLATFERDEMYDHKDATGFINLFGLPLKVRALVKK
- the ilvE gene encoding branched-chain-amino-acid transaminase; this encodes MGLTIYLDGEYLPEEKAVVSVFDHGLLYGDGVFEGIRAYHGRVFKLKEHIDRLYESAKSILLEIPLSREEMQEVVLETCRRNNIRDGYIRLVVTRGRGDLGLDPKKCPRPTVFCIAATIQLYPPEFYEKGLEVITVPTRRNVPEALNPRIKSLNYLNNILAKIEAGLYGVQEAIMLTSDGYVAEATGDNIFIVKNGKLITPPPHLGILEGITRNTVMALAREKGMAVFEKTFTRHDIFIADECFLTGTAAEIIPVVKVDGRPIGDGRPGAVTWELIHAFRELTKVDGPAIYPE
- a CDS encoding 3-isopropylmalate dehydrogenase — its product is MYKIAVIPGDGTGPEQIREGMKVLTAVAELEGFKFEAVTYDFGGERYLRTGETLPDTALAELRQFDAIYLGAIGHPDVKPGILEKGILLRLRFELDQYINLRPVKLYEGVETPLKDKGPADIDFVVVRENTEGLYCGAGGFLKRGTQDEVAIQTSINTYKGVERCIRYAFEYCRRRNKKKKVTLCGKTNVLTYAFDLWERVFHQVGAEFPDIQRDYAHVDATCMWMVKNPDWFDVIVTDNMFGDIITDLGAIIQGGMGIAAGGNINPEGVSMFEPIGGSAPKYAGQNVINPLAAICAGAMMLEELGERKAAARIEQAVQTVCAKHLKSLAAGRMGYSTSEVGDLVVRYL